A genomic segment from Drosophila willistoni isolate 14030-0811.24 chromosome 2L unlocalized genomic scaffold, UCI_dwil_1.1 Seg168, whole genome shotgun sequence encodes:
- the LOC6640784 gene encoding ubiquitin-protein ligase E3C has translation MFGFDGQYRRRPIQSLGGASHTCDRETVIRKAAQERQKRNELRQRANGAVVLQSYARSFIHRQRRKRAEREAFDAYLHAHRDRVIEDESLSFLLRRLNFFYSSRETKDSERLIEICQQILRNPSRLLQHSARDAIWLLRVCKLLDACLLQLALPHSAQAIPLRMLETFTTVSAVERHVEDETLLLKYLEKVFGFLIYRNYFLRLRKLLDEKCPPLDGETLHAPNPLAEALLQLLERPLSVAQRAFSTGNQNMQIMPQDFCQKFIKDILSMPYTDPIRYFVLPCLAEWPEFPFGLLMRSLFVLLEECSLGSASASLDVASSRRSFLFSTAQQGQNLSQSIRETFLSSYLLNSLLILDRRQLAGLQQSSLLIVYVRLISEMMPNILQLPKSTLRNHASAQHRHVDTDDESDDDSDDGETLPPAAALDYDMDQSTSRPYVELSAKEQVCLLESIAILNETDRVNFIVQQLEPNIEHGQLIYALCEICHNLMIYNKHAIFEYKLLYTLAFTPKFIRAVWFRLAAESTQLGFSAPLVLISKGVVPKQQGVDRTIPLLATFCMLFGRLLPTLHDVEFVESKLILASTHTQPINHVRLMPFSIAEIVQMSKTLNDISLGLVELAFPETRSNLANYRSVLGHTDADDKRLRHQKQIWANLLNVVVFVLNQIHTRDLRLGFCPESHWTVNRLDLPLDRPTDLPLTHSSRLRGIRPFQPIRDFTREDFENGPPMSTKQMRSITILREIPFVVAFNKRVSILQGLVAANKMRVQGNLQAFLQGPSIVITVRRSHLYEDAYDKLRPENEPDLRLKFRIQFVSSLGLDEAGIDGGGVFREFLSELIKTAFDPNRGFFMVTTDNKLYPNPNVADLFADYEKHYYFIGRILGKAIYENLLVELPLAEFFLTKLAGKYSDVDIHQLASLDPELYRNLLYLKDYTGDVSELNLDFTVASSSLGQTQIVELKPQGQSIPVTNSNRIEYLQLIADYKLNVQIRRHCNAFRKGLSNVLPIEWLYMFSNKELQILISGAEIPIDLEDLKRHCKYGGEYTPEHPSIVAFWSALDGFDDLQRRQLLKFVTSCSRPPLLGFKDLDPPFFIQNAGDMERLPTASTCTNLLKLPPFKTIDQMREKLLYAIQSGVGFELS, from the exons ATGTTTGGCTTCGATGGACAATATAGACGACGACCAATACAAAGTCTAGGTGGAGCTTCGCATACCTGCGACCGTGAAACTGTGATACGAAAGGCAGCGCAGGAGCGCCAGAAGCGCAATGAGCTGCGCCAGAGAGCCAATGGAGCTGTGGTGCTCCAGTCGTATGCGCGTTCATTCATCCACCGACAACGGCGTAAAAGAGCCGAACGTGAGGCCTTCGATGCATATCTACATGCCCATCGCGATCGGGTAATAGAGGACGAGAGCTTAAGTTTTCTACTGCGACGTTTGAATTTCTTCTACAGCAGCCGCGAGACAAAGGATAGCGAACGATTG ATTGAAATCTGTCAGCAAATCCTGCGTAATCCGTCACGTTTACTGCAGCATTCAGCTCGGGATGCAATTTGGTTGCTACGAGTGTGCAAACTTCTTGATGCGTGTCTACTCCAATTGGCTCTTCCGCACAGTGCTCAGGCCATTCCATTACGCATGTTGGAAACCTTTACCACTGTGTCCGCCGTAGAACGGCATGTGGAGGATGAAACGCTGCTACTTAAATATTTGGAAAAGGTCTTTGGGTTCCTCATTTATCGAAATTATTTTCTACGATTGCGTAAGCTGTTAGATGAGAAATGCCCTCCTCTGGATGGGGAAACATTGCATGCCCCCAATCCTCTGGCCGAAGCTTTGCTGCAGTTACTTGAGCGTCCGTTAAGTGTGGCACAAAGAGCATTTTCGACTGGCAATCAAAATATGCAGATCATGCCACAGGATTTTTGTCAAAAGTTCATTAAGGATATATTGTCCATGCCCTATACGGATCCTATTAGATATTTTGTCTTACCCTGTCTGGCTGAATGGCCAGAGTTTCCCTTTGGACTGCTTATGAGATcactatttgttttgttggagGAATGTTCATTAGGATCAGCTTCAGCATCCCTGGATGTTGCATCAAGTCGACGTAGTTTCTTGTTTTCTACGGCACAGCAGGGACAAAATTTGTCGCAGTCTATTAGAGAGACTTTCTTAAGCTCTTACTTGCTCAACTCTCTATTGATTCTTGACCGAAGACAGCTTGCTGGCCTACAGCAGAGTTCCCTTCTCATAGTGTATGTGCGTCTCATATCTGAAATGATGCccaatattttacaattaccCAAATCGACTTTACGTAATCATGCCTCGGCTCAGCATCGTCATGTGGATACAGATGATGAATCTGATGATGATTCTGATGATGGGGAGACTCTACCACCAGCAGCCGCTTTGGACTATGACATGGATCAATCAACAAGTCGTCCATATGTTGAATTGAGTGCCAAAGAACAAGTTTGTCTGCTGGAATCCATAGCCATATTGAATGAAACGGATCGTGTGAATTTTATAGTTCAACAATTGGAGCCTAATATCGAGCATGGACAATTGATCTATGCCCTCTGTGAGATCTGTCACAATTTAATGATCTACAATAAGCATGCAATTTTTGAATACAA GTTGCTTTACACTTTGGCCTTTACACCAAAGTTTATACGGGCTGTTTGGTTCAGATTGGCTGCTGAATCCACACAGTTGGGTTTTTCGGCTCCCCTGGTACTCATTTCAAAGGGTGTTGTCC CTAAACAACAGGGCGTAGATCGTACGATACCATTACTAGCTACATTTTGTATGCTCTTTGGACGCCTTTTGCCCACCTTGCATGATGTGGAATTTGTGGAGAGCAAGCTAATACTGGCATCGACGCATACCCAGCCCATTAATCATGTTCGCCTTATGCCATTTTCCATAGCGGAAATTGTGCAAATGTCGAAGACTTTGAATGACATCAGTTTGGGCTTGGTGGAGTTGGCTTTTCCCGAAACGCGTTCAAATTTGGCCAACTATCGCAGTGTCCTGGGTCACACGGATGCCGATGATAAGCGATTGCGTCATCAGAAACAAATCTGGGCCAATTTGCTTAACGTAGTCGTCTTTGTGCTCAATCAGATACATACGCGTGATTTACGTTTGGGTTTCTGCCCGGAATCCCATTGGACAGTAAATCGCTTGGATTTGCCATTAGATAGACCGACTGATTTGCCCCTGACTCATAGCAGTCGTTTGAGGGGTATACGTCCATTTCAACCTATTCGTGATTTTACTCGCGAAGATTTCGAGAATGGTCCACCAATGTCCACCAAGCAGATGCGTTCGATAACCATATTACGTGAAATACCATTTGTGGTTGCCTTCAATAAACGTGTAAGCATACTTCAAGGCCTCGTGGCGGCCAATAAAATGCGTGTGCAGGGAAATTTACAGGCTTTTCTACAAGGACCATCCATAGTGATTACAGTGCGTAGATCGCATCTATATGAAGATGCCTATGACAAGTTGAGGCCTGAAAATG AACCCGATTTGCGTTTAAAGTTTCGCATACAATTTGTATCTTCATTGGGTCTGGATGAGGCTGGCATTGATGGTGGCGGAGTATTTCGTGAATTCCTGTCAGAGCTCATTAAAACTGCCTTTGATCCCAACAGGGGATTCTTTAT GGTCACAACGGATAACAAATTGTATCCGAATCCTAATGTCGCTGATCTGTTTGCTGACTATGAGAAACATTATTATTTCATTGGTCGCATTCTGGGTAAAGCCATCTATGAGAATCTATTGGTGGAATTACCCTTAGCTGAATTCTTTCTAACCAAATTGGCTGGAAAATATTCAGATGTTGATATACATCAATTGGCCTCTTTGGATCCAGAATTATATCGCAATCTATTGTACTTGAAAGACTATACGGGCGATGTTAGTGAATTGAATTTAGATTTCACAGTTGCCAGCAGTTCATTGGGCCAGACACAGATTGTTGAGCTAAAACCGCAGGGCCAAAGCATTCCAGTTACCAATTCGAATCGCATCGAATATCTTCAATTGATTGCCGACTACAAGTTAAATGTACAAATCCGGCGACATTGTAATGCTTTCCGTAAGGGATTATCGAATGTTTTGCCCATCGAATGGCTGTATATGTTTAGCAATAAGGAATTGCAAATACTCATTTCGGGTGCCGAAATACCCATTGATCTGGAGGATCTTAAGAGGCATTGCAAATATGGTGGCGAATATACGCCCGAACATCCATCCATTGTCGCTTTTTGGTCGGCTCTCGATGGCTTCGATGATCTACAGCGCAGGCAGCTGTTGAAATTTGTAACCAGTTGCTCTAGGCCACCTTTACTTGGTTTTAAG GATTTGGATCCTCcattttttatacaaaatgcCGGCGATATGGAACGTCTGCCCACGGCTAGCACCTGTACCAATCTATTGAAGCTGCCTCCTTTTAAGACAATTGATCAAATGCGTGAAAAGTTACTCTACGCCATACAATCGGGTGTAGGTTTTGAATTAAGTTAG
- the LOC6640922 gene encoding 7-methylguanosine phosphate-specific 5'-nucleotidase yields MGYDEKNEIQENENWIRIGDLKALHGSRILHPTRVERIINEFIQGGPERMQMVSDFDFTITKQRTDDGGKVLSSFGIFNACKSLPDNFKAETDKLYHIYRPIEIDPHMSKDEKVKYMIEWWTKSSEVTSGFPFDQTEIDDIASKFKHALRDRTHELFEDLQRMQIPLLVFSAGLGNSVVSVLKQADIMYPNVKVVSNFLQYRDGLLDGFQQPMIHTFNKNETVLDGHEYYDLVHSRDHIIVMGDSLGDADMASGVPSSSHILKIGFLFDHVEANMEKYMNTFDIVLVDDQTMDVPRALLELIEKQKLKLKNGGSPPAQLSSL; encoded by the coding sequence ATGGGCTACGATGAAAAGAATGAAATCcaggaaaatgaaaattggaTTCGCATTGGAGATCTAAAAGCCTTGCATGGAAGTCGAATACTTCATCCCACTAGAGTAGAACGGATTATCAATGAATTTATTCAAGGCGGACCGGAACGTATGCAAATGGTATCGGATTTTGATTTTACCATAACCAAACAAAGGACCGATGATGGAGGAAAGGTTCTATCCAGTTTTGGAATATTCAATGCTTGCAAATCTTTGCCAGATAATTTTAAAGCGGAAACTGACAAACTATATCACATCTACAGACCCATTGAGATTGATCCACATATGTCGAAAGATGAAAAAGTCAAGTATATGATTGAATGGTGGACAAAATCGAGCGAAGTGACATCCGGATTCCCATTCGATCAGACGGAAATAGATGATATAGCTAGTAAATTTAAACATGCACTACGTGACAGAACACACGAGCTATTTGAGGACTTACAGCGCATGCAGATCCCCCTTTTAGTCTTCTCCGCGGGCCTTGGAAATTCGGTAGTGTCAGTGCTGAAGCAGGCCGATATTATGTATCCCAATGTGAAAGTTGTGTCAAATTTTCTACAGTATCGTGATGGGCTTTTGGATGGATTCCAGCAGCCAATGATTCATACGTTCAATAAGAACGAAACGGTTCTGGACGGTCACGAGTATTATGATTTGGTGCATTCGCGAGATCACATCATTGTGATGGGTGATTCGCTCGGCGATGCAGATATGGCATCGGGTGTACCGTCTTCATCTCATATATTGAAAATTGGTTTTCTCTTCGATCATGTGGAGGCGAATATGGAAAAGTATATGAATACATTTGATATTGTCCTGGTCGATGATCAAACTATGGATGTGCCAAGAGCCCTGCTGGAGCTAATTGAGAAGCAGAAGCTGAAATTGAAAAATGGAGGATCCCCGCCAGCACAATTGAGTTCTTTATAA